Proteins encoded together in one Onychomys torridus chromosome 1, mOncTor1.1, whole genome shotgun sequence window:
- the Pfdn1 gene encoding prefoldin subunit 1 has protein sequence MLASMYLELKKAFTELQAKVMDIQQKAKLADIQTEQLNKTKRLAHLTDTEIMTLIDETNIYEGLGRLFTIQSKELIHNQLLEKEKAEEEKKELEQKKSYLEQSAKEAEDSI, from the coding sequence ATGTTGGCCAGTATGTATCTGGAGCTGAAGAAGGCCTTCACAGAACTTCAAGCCAAAGTTATGGATATTCAACAGAAGGCAAAGCTTGCAGACATACAAACTGAAcagctaaacaaaacaaaaaggcttgCACACCTTACAGACACAGAGATTATGACGCTAATAGATGAGACTAACATATATGAAGGCCTAGGAAGACTGTTTACTATACAATCCAAGGAACTAATTCACAACCAACTgttagaaaaggagaaagcagaagaagaaaaaaaggagttgGAGCAGAAAAAGTCCTACCTGGAGCAGAGTGCTAAGGAAGCTGAGGACAGCATCTGA